From Spirochaetales bacterium, the proteins below share one genomic window:
- a CDS encoding radical SAM protein gives MNKTPFITRLSSGGIITNYNCTSRCGHCLYACGPGRAKDYIATEAAQAAFRAIRHLGCYAVHVGGGEPFLNTDGLLDVIRIAAEEGVAIDYIETNSSWYNNPEQAEAVLRSLLEAGCSTLLLSISPFHNERIPFARVRGVREACRKTGMGVFPWVDEFLPDLARFDSDTPHSLAEYEKAFGPGYIASIPGRYRVAFRGRAIETYRTYMKPAALKTILASPPCGELIDTSHFHADLYGNYLPGLCSGLAVRLDDLGGPLDDGRYPYLTLLLQSGVRGLYEYAKRTESFTAEETYVSKCDLCQETRRYLVCERGVESPDLKPEGFYRALKRER, from the coding sequence ATGAATAAAACCCCCTTCATCACCCGCCTTTCATCCGGCGGCATTATCACGAACTACAACTGCACCTCACGCTGCGGCCATTGCCTTTACGCCTGCGGACCCGGCCGGGCAAAGGACTACATCGCCACGGAGGCGGCGCAAGCCGCTTTCCGCGCCATCCGGCATCTTGGGTGTTATGCGGTTCACGTGGGCGGCGGGGAACCCTTCCTGAACACGGACGGCCTTCTCGATGTGATACGCATCGCCGCGGAAGAAGGGGTGGCGATCGATTATATCGAGACGAACAGCTCGTGGTATAACAATCCGGAACAGGCGGAAGCCGTGCTCCGTTCGCTTCTCGAAGCGGGCTGCTCCACGCTCCTCCTTTCGATAAGCCCCTTCCACAACGAACGCATCCCCTTTGCCCGCGTCAGGGGGGTGAGGGAGGCCTGCCGTAAAACGGGGATGGGGGTTTTCCCCTGGGTCGACGAATTCCTCCCCGACCTGGCGCGGTTCGATTCCGACACCCCGCATTCGCTCGCGGAATACGAAAAAGCTTTCGGGCCGGGGTATATCGCTTCGATACCCGGCCGCTACCGGGTCGCCTTTCGCGGCAGGGCGATCGAGACATACAGAACGTACATGAAACCGGCCGCGCTTAAAACGATACTCGCCTCCCCGCCGTGCGGGGAACTCATCGACACGTCGCACTTTCATGCGGACCTTTACGGCAACTACCTCCCCGGGCTGTGCAGCGGGCTCGCGGTCCGGCTCGACGACCTGGGAGGGCCGCTCGACGACGGACGGTACCCGTACCTTACCCTGCTTCTTCAATCCGGCGTACGCGGGCTGTACGAGTACGCGAAGCGGACGGAAAGTTTTACGGCCGAAGAAACATACGTCTCCAAATGCGACCTCTGCCAGGAGACAAGGCGTTATCTGGTATGCGAAAGGGGCGTCGAAAGCCCCGACCTCAAACCCGAAGGCTTCTACCGCGCCCTGAAAAGGGAGCGTTGA